A DNA window from Hoplias malabaricus isolate fHopMal1 chromosome 5, fHopMal1.hap1, whole genome shotgun sequence contains the following coding sequences:
- the prickle2b gene encoding prickle-like protein 2b → MEKTVTKLMYDFQRNSTSDDDSGCALEEYAWVPPGLKPEQVHQYYSSLPEDKVPYVNSPGEKHRIKQLLHQLPPHDNEVRYCNSLDDEEKRELKLFSNQRKRENLGRGNVRPFPVTMTGAICEQCGGQINGGDIAVFASRAGHGVCWHPHCFVCSICDELLVDLIYFYQDGKIYCGRHHAERLKPRCSACDEIIFADECTEAEGRHWHMKHFCCFECETVLGGQRYIMKEGRPYCCSCFESLYAEYCDSCGEHIGIDQGQMTYDGQHWHATEACFCCARCKKSLLGRPFLPKQGQIFCSRACSVGEDANGSDSSDSAFQSARTRETRRSSKSSKTSSSGGGGGVGNGSTGHYSADVDPLSLQMDLLSLSSQTPSLSREPPSWKNQAERYSYENRNEPSPTALQLLSQCNVRTSYSPNPVPGHPQDNRPKESAPSKRPPISALKGHSFNENWFQPEQEDYYPPKLKPQASFNELPPNGFIDKRSISLHVFQREREREAVSQVGRSRNPISALSFSEQLTPLEQTPRGSMESLALSNATGTSADGGGKRQEHLSRFSMPDLSKDSGMNVSEKSNMGTLNSSVQFHSSESLRSLTTGQPYLEMEPPVQVNYPLSYKQGSPGIKALSPGFTYQEEDRASLVSNANNARLPPMSERAHRRTVEPEEPRRRHHHRSRRSRRSRSENALNLAAERRPVIPERLQPRVREDYDRFPSPHGPRDTLSSRSRQQPFRPCPRTTSDLTLQNPTPHRHLGRYAWDHYDYDDDWCSTCSSSSESEDEGYFLGEPIPKPVHLRYMNSEDLLHKYNSSGSGHLGCRGQLHTRKRRKSKNCIIS, encoded by the exons ATGGAGAAGACCGTGACCAAGCTGATGTACGACTTCCAGAGGAACTCCACCTCGGACGATGACTCTGGCTGTGCCCTGGAGGAATACGCCTGGGTGCCTCCGGGCCTTAAACCCGAACAG GTGCATCAGTATTACAGCTCTCTCCCAGAGGATAAGGTGCCATATGTGAACAGCCCTGGAGAGAAACACCGCATCAAACAGCTCCTGCACCAGCTGCCCCCCCACGACAATGAG GTGCGCTACTGTAACTCTCTGGACGATGAGGAGAAAAGGGAGCTGAAGCTGTTCAGTAATCAGAGGAAAAGGGAGAACCTGGGCCGAGGAAACGTGCGTCCGTTCCCGGTCACTATGACCGGAGCCATCTGCGAGCAG TGTGGTGGTCAGATAAATGGTGGCGATATTGCCGTGTTTGCGTCTCGGGCGGGTCACGGTGTGTGTTGGCACCCTCACTGTTTCGTCTGCAGTATTTGTGATGAGCTGCTGGTGGATCTGATCTACTTCTATCAGGACGGAAAGATCTACTGCGGCAGACACCACGCTGAGAGGCTGAAACCACGCTGCTCCGCCTGTGACGAG atcatCTTTGCAGACGAGTGTACAGAAGCAGAGGGTCGACACTGGCACATGAAGCACTTCTGCTGTTTTGAGTGTGAGACGGTTTTGGGAGGTCAGCGCTACATCATGAAGGAGGGCCGGCCGTACTGCTGCAGCTGCTTCGAGTCGCTCTACGCAGAGTACTGTGACTCCTGCGGAGAACACATCG GTATTGACCAAGGCCAGATGACTTATGATGGTCAGCATTGGCACGCCACCGAGGCCTGTTTCTGTTGTGCCCGCTGCAAGAAGTCCCTCCTCGGCCGCCCCTTCCTGCCCAAACAGGGTCAGATCTTCTGCTCGCGAGCATGCAGCGTGGGGGAGGATGCCAACGGCTCGGACTCCTCCGACTCGGCCTTCCAAAGCGCCAGGACCCGCGAAACTCGCCGTAGCTCTAAGTCCAGCAAGACCAGCAGCagcggtggaggtggaggagttgGGAACGGCTCCACTGGCCACTATTCAGCTGACGTGGACCCTCTGTCCCTGCAGATGGACCTCCTGAGTCTTTCTAGCCAAACACCAAGTCTGTCCAGAGAGCCCCCGTCCTGGAAGAACCAAGCCGAAAGGTACAGCTACGAAAACCGCAACGAACCCTCGCCCACCGCGCTCCAACTCTTGAGTCAGTGCAACGTCCGAACTTCCTATTCCCCCAATCCTGTTCCAGGTCATCCTCAGGACAACCGGCCCAAAGAGTCAGCTCCATCCAAAAGACCTCCCATATCTGCTCTGAAGGGGCACTCTTTTAACGAGAACTGGTTCCAGCCAGAGCAGGAGGACTATTACCCACCCAAGCTGAAACCGCAGGCTAGTTTTAATGAGCTACCACCCAACGGCTTTATAGACAAGCGCTCCATCAGCTTACATGTgttccagagagagagggagagggaggctgTGTCTCAGGTGGGCCGCAGCAGGAACCCCATCAGCGCACTTAGCTTCAGCGAACAGCTCACGCCACTGGAGCAAACCCCTCGTGGCTCCATGGAGTCACTGGCACTGTCAAATGCTACAG GTACATCTGCAGATGGTGGTGGGAAGAGGCAGGAGCACCTCTCTCGTTTCTCCATGCCAGACCTGAGTAAAGACTCAGGCATGAACGTCTCAGAAAAGAGCAACATGGGCACGCTCAACTCTTCCGTCCAGTTCCACAGCTCCGAATCCCTCCGCAGCCTCACCACTGGACAACCTTATCTAGAAATGGAGCCACCCGTGCAGGTCAATTACCCACTTTCCTACAAGCAGGGATCACCTGGAATCAAGGCACTGTCACCTGGCTTTACCTACCAAGAAGAGGACAGGGCTAGTTTGGTTAGCAATGCTAACAATGCACGCCTGCCACCCATGAGCGAAAGGGCTCACCGTCGCACTGTTGAACCAGAGGAACCACGACGTAGGCACCATCATCGCTCACGTCGCTCGAGGCGTTCCCGATCTGAAAATGCACTCAACCTGGCGGCCGAGAGGCGTCCGGTAATTCCCGAACGATTGCAGCCCCGGGTCAGAGAGGATTACGATAGATTCCCTTCTCCTCATGGCCCAAGGGACACTCTGAGCAGCCGGTCGAGACAGCAGCCCTTCAGACCGTGCCCTCGAACAACCTCTGACCTCACGCTCCAGAACCCCACCCCACACCGTCACCTGGGCCGCTACGCCTGGGACCACTATGACTACGACGACGACTGGTGCTCCACTTGCTCCTCTTCCTCCGAGTCTGAGGATGAAGGCTATTTCTTGGGTGAACCCATCCCCAAACCGGTTCACTTGAGGTACATGAACAGTGAGGACTTGCTGCACAAGTATAACTCCTCAGGATCTGGTCATTTGGGCTGCAGAGGACAGTTACACACTCGCAAGCGCAGGAAAAGCAAGAACTGTATTATATCCTAG